CCCCCGGAGCAGAAACCCCCTCCCGCTGCAGAAAGGGCTCCACCTGGATTCGCTGCCATCTTGCTCTCCTGGCaccaggcagggagttggggcctTCGTGCCTGTGGCCAGGAACGAGTTAAGGGCGCTGTTTAATTCGTCCGTTAATCACAGTTACGAGGAGTAATGAGAGTCTCCCCCaagcctgggtgtttctctgcagATTAAGCAGCAATTTGCATAGCCCCTTTATTCATCTTCACCTTCCCCTGCCACGGCGCCTCGTCCTTTCAGACACAGCCAAGCGCAGCCTGCGGCAGCGTTTGACAAATGGGTTCGCGGCTCggggggttttggggggaggcGGCGCGGGGGGCCAGGGCAGCGGGGCGACGTTAATGGATCGCCAAGGTGGGAAATAGCCCAGAACTTTGGATTAGACGTGCTGGAGAAGTTTAAATATTTCACCCGTGTTGATTTCAAATGGGGACCGGGCGGAGgggcaatggggcagggaggccaggcaGGGCACGGTGAGGTGCAAGGGCAGCAGGCAGGATGGGGCATCTCTGCCGTGCTAAGGTAGGGCagcgggatggggtgggggcaaggaGGCAGGGGAGATACCAGGCTAGGGCAGTGGGATCCAGCCAGAGAATAGCTCCCCCCCAGAAATGCTCCATCAGCTCAGTGTGGGGGAGTCCCGCTCACAGGGGGAAGGGCCGCGTTGGACCCCCCTGTCCCAGCCGACCCTGCTAATGCCTGGCTGGGAGCACTAGGAAGGGGGCTGTTTTGGATCCACAGGAATGCAAGGCTGGGGACCCTCGGGAGCGGACTCAGACACAGAGCAGGCCCACGGGGAGGTGGGTATTGAGGAGGGGATCAGGCCCGCACGGGCCAGCCACACAAGGGAGCCCGACGAGGCTGACTGAGCTGGGCCGAGATGGCATGGCAAGGGCAGAGGTTGGGCTCATTCCATCCAGGAGCAGCTCAGCAGTGACCCCTCCTGGCTGGGCAAGGGAGCGGGATGGGGACAATCTCGCTGGGGCCACCTGAGGCAGAGTCCACAGCCTCTGCAGGTTCCCacagggggatgtggggaggaggcGTCCTCTGGGTGAGGAACCCCCCCACAGCCACTGCCCCTCGAGCGGTGGAGGGAGCTTGATCTGGAGCAGTAATTGCCACCCAGCATGGGCTGGTCCGATGCCAGGCctgggagcaggatggggaaagggcctgactggggagggggctgggggaatgagatgtgggggggagggattagGACAAGGCAtgtgtgtgaggggagctgctgcaggcagaTGAGCTTCCGGTGTCGGGGCTGCAGCCTTATCACCCCCAAACCCAGCCTGGGGAGGCAGAGACCCAAAGGCGAAGCTGGTTACGAGTGGAGGAAGCTCTCAGGCCAGTTCCTGGTTAAATTGCAAGCCCCTGTGCGGGCAGCCCAAGCCTGGGCGGGCCATGGAGACAGAATGCCCCCCTCAGCCCTGTGGGGGGCTCCAGGGCCCTCGATCCAGCACCTCCAACCAACTCTAGATTCACCCAGTAGAACGCAAACTCCAAAGAGGGAGCCACTGACATCAGCAAGAGccggggccacccccactgcagggggagggactCCCCTTTCACCCTGCAGGAGCTCAAAGCGCCCAGCCAGGCTGAGATGGCCCCTCGGTGGCCCTCTTGTCCCGGCGAGGGGCATCTGGGGTGGATGAAGGGCCTTGAGAGGAAAGTTACAGAAAAAGTGATACCAGCAAAGGGCACTGAAAGCCCACATCTGAAATCAACACACAGCTCAGCTCAACATCTGGCCCCGTCAAACAGCGCCACGTCTGGGACCATCCCTCCCAAAGCTGCTGTGCAGGGCAAAGCTGCATCGTTAACTGGGGGAACTCGCTGCCCCGGATTTATTCTGGCGAACAGCTGATAAGCTCTCTGCCTGCCTCACATGTACCTAGCTGCAGAGAGGACGCCACCCGTGTGGCGGTGCCGGGGCAGAGCTGACGGGCCGTAACGGAGATTGGCAGCGCCTGTCCACGACAGCAGCTCACCAAGGGCTGGCCCCGTTGTCCACTGAACTCATGGGCTCTGGGCCCAGCCCGTAGGCAATATCACCAGCACTATGTTATCAAGCTACAAGGGGCCCCAagtctgctgctgcagggtccaGGTGCAGGGCAGGCACACTCCAGCAGCAAGGCCCACAGCAGAGGGCAGGGGCCTGCCAGGACACCCTAATGCCAGGCAGCAGCTGTGCCAGGCCCAGTGGATTCCCTGCTATGTGGGGGTGGTGGCACCGGGATGCCCCCAatgctctctcctcccccagggaGTCCCACAACAGCCGTGGATGCAGAGCCATCAGTCTCCAGCCGCTCACGGCAACGCCAGGCCTCTCCCCTGCTAGCTCAGCTTCGCCCCGTGCCACGCACCAACCCACGAGCACTAACCGGCCCAGCTGTGTCACCACCTACCCCTGGACTTTCACACTGCTCCTGGCACAatgcccctccctcagcccttgTCTCTTTCTACCCCATCACCCGCCTCTCCCTACCCCCAAACCAACCTGGAGCCAAGTCGCTGCCCAGATCCCCACCTGCCTAGATTTCTCTGCTGGTGGGCTGCATCCCTTCTCCCACCCCGGATGTTCACACAGggaactccttggggcagggcgaTCTCTTCCTCTCCAACTGCACAGCTCTGAGCACGTAGTGGGCGCTCTCCCCATCACTGCCAGAGCTCAGgtggacacccccccccaccctccttggggggagggcacagcaggagctgagcagagagtggggggggggagaggattgGGGATGGGAGGTGGTTTCTTTTGAAACTCCAGGTAGCATCCAGGTCCACGCTGGAGGTGGGATGGAGAAGGAGATGGGACCAATGGGCTGATGGGAGAGGACAGGAGGCGGGACAGCAGATGGGATTGGATCAATGGCCTGTGGCAGGGAGAGCCTGTGCAAAATAAACAGCTTCCCGGGGGTGCCCTCTACTGGCTGAAGTGCCACGAGGGGGTTACAGGCCTTCCAACCCTGGCACGGAGCTGGCCTTGGGGGCTGGCGAGCACTGGGTGGGGATCCAATCAGTGCAGGAGGAGCAAACGCTCCTTTCCTGTGCCTTGCCCACTCCCGCCATCACCGCCCCCCAAAGGGGGCGAGGCCGAGGGGTGACGCCTCTTGACGTTAATTGATCGGAGCGGTTGCCGGTGCCttatctctctcccccttctcctgcGGATAGCGCGTGTCCGCCGGAGTCCGCGGGGTCGGTGAttaatagggaccatcactcactGTCCGAGCCGGTTgaaaggcagtggggagggggcggccctCCCCCACCACTGAGATAACAAGCAGCAGGAATAATGAGCGGTGTCACTCCACTTTTCATTTTGATGGAAAGTCATTACGGGAGTCAATGCCGGCGACAAAGAGCCATGAATCAACTGCTCTGCTATGAAATTAAAATTGAATCCCCCCCAAACCCTCACCCCAAAAGCCGCCCGGGAGCACagcgggaggggtggggcagggcccagccTGGAGCAAGGTGTCAAGAGGGCCCCTGGGGAGCAGAGGCAGTTCCCAGCAGGCCGGGGGGCATTTTGCAGCACTGCCGGCCTCTGCACTTGACACGGGCCAGCTGGGTGCCGCAGGCTGGACTGGGAGCTGTCTTGATAACAAGCAGCCAGGTAAAGCACTTGGCAGTGGCTTGATGGAAGGGCGCCGGGCCGGGGGAAAGGAGGgctcctgctggcagccccacttCTTGCCTGACCCCGGCTCAGATCCCTAGGCGCTGGGCCAATTGCGGGGGTAGTAGCTCCGGGAAAGGAACACTAGGTCCCCACTCAGTGACAATCTTCCTGCTCAAAGCGGGGCAGGGATCAGGGTCCCTGTGAGATGCACAGGGGGTCTGCCCTGGCGCAGGGGGAGGAATCAGTGTCCTGGGTAGACAGACAGGGGAGGGGTCTCTGCCCcgtgcagggggaagggccagcGTCCCAGTGAGAGACACTGCAGGCCGGGCCAGAGGAATCGGGGTGTGAATTCACAtgaggagcaggctggggatgGAGCTTCCCCCGCTTTATTGAACAATTCCCTCCTGGCTGCCTGGAGTCCCCGGAAAGGGCAAAAGCCGCAGTTAGCTGCCTTCCCCCCGTACACGTCTGCTCCTTACGACATGAGCAAGTCCTGATtagcagagccctggggaagcctcCTCTGTCCGGCCCCTTCGGGGGACCCCGGCTCCGTAGGGGGCTGCGTCACCGTGGGGGGGTCACAGGGAGGTGCCCATCAGATTCACAGGGCGCCCGCTGTACCGTTTGGAAATGTCTGCTTCAATCTGAAAGACAGGGCACAGGTTCAGGCCCAGGGTGGGGTTACTGGGGGAGAGGGCAGCCCCCCCAAGGATGactggtgggaggggcagggactcCATGGAGGGGGAGGAAGTGCTGAGGACAACGAAGCCTGAGTTACACAGGCTGGGAGCTGTCGTGCATGAAATCAAACTCAGGGGCCTGCGGCTACATGGGAAAGAAAGGGGGCGCCATGCGGGCAGCATCTGATTCGGGACCCCTCCGTCACAGGGAGGGGGCACCGTGAGGGTGAGATCTGACTGGGGCCCCGTGTCACAGAGAGGGGGGCGCCGTGTGGGTGAGATCTGACTTGGGAGCCCTgcctcatgggggagggggtgctgcaCAGGTGAGATCTGACTGGGGGGGGCCCCTTACCATGGGGGGGGGCACTGTGTGGGTGAGATCTGACTTGTGGGCCCCGTGTCATGGGCGGGGGGCACTGCGCGGCTGAGATCTGACTCAGGGGCCCCGCCTCACAGGGGCGAGATCGCACCAGCGGCCCCGTGTCCCAAGGCCAGGGGCGCCGGGGGCCCTTCCCCATTTCTTACCAgtttctgcagctccttggttttgTGCACCAGCAGGTCGAGTTTGGGCTCGAGGGCACCCTGCtcctccagcgcctcctgcctctTCTGCGCCGTGAGCTCCTTcttcagcaccagcagctccGCCTGCTTCAGCTTCTGGCGCAGGAGCTCGCTCACACGGTCCACGTACCTGCCCCACGAGACCCAGGTGCGCCATCAACACCCTCCCCTTCAATGCCACCAAGAccactgtccccccaccccccccctcaAGGGGCTGCCTGTGCAAAGGCTACCCCAGAGCTAGCTTCACTCTGTCCCCCCAACCCTAGCGTCCCCTCCCTTGAGGACaaacctccccatccccacaggaATGAACGGGCTCGCCCCCCTACAGCgcaggctgggagagaggagggggccCCCACGCACCTCGGGGAGGCCAGGATCAGGAAGAggtgctgcatccgcaggttgaTCAGCCGGCCAATCAGCTCCCGGACAGCTGCCGCCATGGCGCCCACTTTCTCTGCGGTCTGGCCCTGCAGGATGGGCGGGGCCAGCTGGAACTGGCTCACTGACACCACGTCGGCCTCTTCGCTCATTTCCACGATGCGCTGGGACAGGAAGGTCTCTAgctggggagggacggggaggaggagagtggggagcaGGCGTGGACACCCCGGCACACGCGGCGCACGGCCCTTTCAAACCCCTTGGAGAACACAGAGTTCCTGCAGCCCAGGAGGCCCGGATACGGGGCCCCTTCCCTCCCATGAGCCAGCTCAGCCCTCACTAGAGAGGCAGAAATCCTTTGGACGCAGGCTCTGGGCAGAGCTCCCAGGAAATGACCAGGAGTTTGGAtcgctgggttctgttcccagctctgggggtCCAACCGTCAGAACAATGGGGTCTggaactcaggactcctgggttctattccaggctttGCCATTGAGGCAGTATTTCTTAGGCTGCTCCATCactcagtttccccaggtgtATGAGGGGGATAGCAACATACCCCACTCCCCCTTAATTCCTtagtgtgtgctaagccctgtcCTGGGATACCTCCATCAGCTCGTCGATGAACTGGCTCCGGGTCTCCGGGTTCTCCAGGAGGGTCAGAGCATCAGGCCCTCGGGCGACTCCATCTGGGACTGAACAGGAGAAGCACACAGGGCAGGGGGAGACCTCACTGAGCAGCCGCGGAGGGTCTGGGTGGGCTCCCCACCCGGGCACCAGATTGCCTCGAGTCACTGCCCCTCACCACAGAGCTCCACATGCTTTCCTGGGGCAGCCGCCCAGCAAGACCGGCCTGGCGAGCACAGCGCTGGGCCCAGCCGCCCTGGCGAAGCCCCCAGGGGAGCAGCCGGCCTCCTTCCAGACCTGGCATCCTTCTGCATTGAGAGCCAATGCGAACCCAGTGCCCGAGGCAGGACGTGCCATCCCCTGGCGCCCTCTAGTGGCTACCTGACTTTCCTTCTGGTGCTAGCTCCACTCACGTGCCAGGTGTGCCCCGCTGGCCAGTGGCctgactcccttccccccccccaggaagAGCTGTGCTGGCTCCACGCATTTGGGAACCTCAGCCCCCATGCCCTGTCCCTTCCGAGCAAAATTCCCCCCACCAACACCCCCGAGCTCCGCCAGGGAGTCAGCCAGCACCCCAGTGTGACAGAGTCTCTGAGGCCAATATCGGCTCAGGTTAGAGACTGGGAAGGAGAAGGTCACAGACAGGCACTGGAGGGTGGCAGAGGTTACGATCCCAGCTGCACGGTTCCCAAGTACATTCCCCGCCCTGTCTCCATACCAGCCGCCCACCCCAATTTGCTCGACTGCCCCTGACACTgccagctgccccggggctgtgGAGAGACAGAGAACGAGGACCTTACCCTGGATGCCAGCCTCCAGCACTGTGATCTGCACCAGGTCACCGCCACTCCCGTCTCCCCAGTCTATCCCGTCAGTGCCGGCTCCCTGCAGCAAGTCAAACGCAGTCTCCTGTAAGAACAGGCGCTCTGCCCCATAGCACCGCCCCCAGGATGGGAGCCTTGAGCTGCCCTCGCCTTGAGAGAGAAGCAGCCAAGAGCTAGCACTTTACATAggatcatccccattttacagatggggaaactgaggcatggggcaggaACTCACTCAGCGGGGCCAGTGGCAgcgctgggaatggaacccaggtctgagtcccagtccagtgctctaaccactaggccacattgCCTCCACAGTTTACGCCTTCCCCCAGGGTCCCAGCCAGCCCGGATCCAGCCTGTACTGTGGGGCACAGCTGTGACCCCATGGGGTGAGTAGCTGCCTGGCTGGTGGCTGCtcagaggggggaagaggggtacAGCACACACCCACCTGTGGGTCAGGTTCCAGTGAGATCCCCCAGTCCACCTCCTCGGCCTGGGTTCCGTCTTCACCGGAGATGCTGTAATCAACCCCCACGGGGGCAGGTGCGGACTCCACCCCTAAGTCCCCCCAGTCGATCTGCAATGAGGAGAGCAAGACACCCCCCGAGAGAGGAGCTCTAATCAGCACCAGGCTGCGAGAGCCTGGAGCATGGGGCTGCCTGCCCTTGTGCTCTCTCTAGCTAGCAGCTCCAGGCTGAGCTGATCTCCTTGGCCCACGGAGACACCTCTCCTCTCACTGCTCTGGATCCCCAGGCGCTACCCCGGCTCGCTCTGGAAGATGCTGCCCAAGCACCTGGGAGACCAGTGTCCCCTTCACACAAGCCAGGGGTGACCCTCAGAAGCGTGTTTCAGGTGCTCTCCGGGAGGCTGGAAATCACGCCAGAAGTCCTGGAGGAGCCTCCGGTTCTCATGGTACCTCGGCATGACCAAGCAGCACGGGAAAGCGCAGGGAGGAGGGTGATCCTGTATGTTTCCACTGCACTGAAGGACCCCCCAAGCGCTAGAGATTCCTTCCCCCAGcaaagaaatgcagccacctctggggcggaaCCAGCGCCCGGGGCAGTCTACAGCATGGAGGGGAAGGAACATTCTGGCCAAGGACCCAGGAGCAAACCCCAGAGCAAACCACAGGACCTGTGAGCTCCATGCAGAGCAGAGAGGACCTGCTTTTCTCAGGTCTCTGCCTGCCAGTGAACTCCTGGGACTCAACTTCTCTCCCTGGGGAAGATGCAGGGCTGAGTCGGCCTGGCTGGGAATGAGAATAAGCCTATCAGGAAAGACTGGGTTGAGTTTGGGTCAATTCACTGGGCCTGCCCCACGCCTCTGTACCATGCAAGGCAAACTGGGCATTTAGACTTGGGCCCACCTGCTTAGCAACCCGCCTCGGGCCATAGTCTCTTCCATTCGATGGCAGCCTGGCCGGCACCTACCGCCTCCTCGTCCTGCTTCTCGGGCACTTCCTCCGCCTGTGGGCGCTCCACCGTGGTGggctccacccccctcctccacTCATAGACGGTCGTGTTCCCGCGCTCCTGCACGTGCCGCAGCAGGGGCACCACCCGCTCCGGGGAGCTGGAACACACAACAGGGCCGGGGCAGCGTCAGGGCAGCCGGGCACTGGGAGCCCTTCTGCCTCCCCCGGTTCTGCTCCTGCCAGCTGCACCAATGCACGCAGTGCCACGGGGCTCcgggggagcaggctgggggtctGCATCAGCTGTGAGGGCCTCAGCTCAGCTCTGAGCGGGGAATCTCCCTGACAGCGGCTGCCAGGAGCAGCAACAAGGACCCCGCTCGACTCTCTAGCACTGAGATAACGACCCCTTCTCCCAGCACTGCCACCGGCTGGACGTGGGTGGCTCAAAGAGGGGGAACATAGAGCCCGGGGATGGCAATTTACAGCCACCTTTCTCCTTGCAGTCACAGCAACCTTATTTGGATTTAAAGCAGGCTTATTGCGGTCTCTGATCCTCCCAGCCAAGGAGGGATGGGGAAGCTTGGAGAGTCACCGAGGAGCCAGCAAACCAGGCAGCTCACTC
The DNA window shown above is from Natator depressus isolate rNatDep1 chromosome 27, rNatDep2.hap1, whole genome shotgun sequence and carries:
- the CDK5RAP3 gene encoding CDK5 regulatory subunit-associated protein 3 isoform X2; this translates as MQDYQNLPIDIQTSKLLDWLVDRRHCNLKWQSHVLTIREKINVAIQDMPESEEIKQLLSGSYIHYFHCLRIVEILKGTEASTKNIFGRYSSQRMKDWQEILSLYEKENTYLVELASLLLRNVSYEIPSLKKQISKCQQLQQEYSRKEEECQLGAAEMRERFYASCKQYGITGDNVRQELLALVKDLPALLTEIGAGARVLSEAIDSYQACVQFVCESSPERVVPLLRHVQERGNTTVYEWRRGVEPTTVERPQAEEVPEKQDEEAIDWGDLGVESAPAPVGVDYSISGEDGTQAEEVDWGISLEPDPQGAGTDGIDWGDGSGGDLVQITVLEAGIQVPDGVARGPDALTLLENPETRSQFIDELMELETFLSQRIVEMSEEADVVSVSQFQLAPPILQGQTAEKVGAMAAAVRELIGRLINLRMQHLFLILASPRYVDRVSELLRQKLKQAELLVLKKELTAQKRQEALEEQGALEPKLDLLVHKTKELQKLIEADISKRYSGRPVNLMGTSL
- the CDK5RAP3 gene encoding CDK5 regulatory subunit-associated protein 3 isoform X1 is translated as MTKDYQNLPIDIQTSKLLDWLVDRRHCNLKWQSHVLTIREKINVAIQDMPESEEIKQLLSGSYIHYFHCLRIVEILKGTEASTKNIFGRYSSQRMKDWQEILSLYEKENTYLVELASLLLRNVSYEIPSLKKQISKCQQLQQEYSRKEEECQLGAAEMRERFYASCKQYGITGDNVRQELLALVKDLPALLTEIGAGARVLSEAIDSYQACVQFVCESSPERVVPLLRHVQERGNTTVYEWRRGVEPTTVERPQAEEVPEKQDEEAIDWGDLGVESAPAPVGVDYSISGEDGTQAEEVDWGISLEPDPQGAGTDGIDWGDGSGGDLVQITVLEAGIQVPDGVARGPDALTLLENPETRSQFIDELMELETFLSQRIVEMSEEADVVSVSQFQLAPPILQGQTAEKVGAMAAAVRELIGRLINLRMQHLFLILASPRYVDRVSELLRQKLKQAELLVLKKELTAQKRQEALEEQGALEPKLDLLVHKTKELQKLIEADISKRYSGRPVNLMGTSL